DNA from Bernardetia sp.:
AGGATGCAAAAAAGCAACTTCTTGATAGGGATAAGGAAATTGCACAAGCAAACCTACGTTAAAAACTTCTCCCAAAACAGCAGAGTAACGATACTTTAACAAACTATATGTAAAAACCTTATTCATTTCTTATTTGTCTATACAAAATTTTCTCAAAAATATGACTGTTATTTTTCAAGTGTTGTAGATAGGGTTTGAAGCTATCTAATGGTGTTCTATGTCCATGCTTCACAAGCTCATGATGAGCTTTATCTAAACAATTTACGGAAATATGACGTAATGATTCTATAAAATGAGCAAAAATATCTTTTTCATCATATTGAAGGTGAAAAAATAGATGGTTTTTAAAATTATATAACCACTCTCCTCTTTGAATCTTTGTTAAATAACTTCCCTGAATGCCACATATACTCAACTCATGGTCAATGAGATAGTATTTTTCACTATTTATATCCAATAATAAATTTGGTTTTATAACTTTTCTATCTGAATTATGTATCAAATTATCAAAAGCATAAATTTCAGCTCTGTCATATTTATCTAAGCCTGACGAAAGCAAAGAATAAATTTGAGTATTGGGCAAATACAAAGAAGCAAACTTAACTCTACTGTCTATTATATCTTTTTCAATCAGTTCTTTTTCTTGGTTTGAAAGGGTAGTTATAAAAGTATCGCTAAAGTTAACCAAAGCCATTGGAGGAACAGATAAACCTAATTCTTTAGCTAAAATATTGGCAAAAACTTCATTGGCTACTGCTGGATATTGATTCAAAGTATCTTTTTTAAATACTTTAACCACATAAGTTTCTGTACTGTCTGAAACAGATACTTCAACAAGCCACGGTTTAGTAGAACCTCCTTCTTGAAGAACTTTTTTAAACTCAATAGCTTCATAAATAGGTATTTTCATTCTTAATACGTCCTTGTCATAGAAAGAGGTGTAACAATAGCAAAATCAGCAACTTCTGTTTTTTCTAGCTTGCTCAAATCTGCTTGGTCGGCTGCCGTGATGGTCATTATTTTTAAATCTGCATTATATTTTTTGAGATAATAGACAATACTCTCATAGTTATCAGAGTGATAAGAACCATTGAAATGCAGCAAAATTGGATTTTTAGAGTTAGCTTGAGCTGCTTTTTTATAATATTCATTGATTCGATACGCCATTGTTGCATCTTTCACAGCTTGTGCATAAGCAAAATTTGCAGCTCCTTGATGTACATTTTCTGTATGAGAATGCACTCCCATCATTTTGAGCATATTGGTGTAGGCTGGCATTTTCAAATCTACTTCTACTGGCAAAGGCATCATAAAACCTTTAGCATCACTTGAAAGGGAATCTAAACTAGAAAGCCCTTTTTTTGAAACTAAAGAAGCATAACGACGAGGAATA
Protein-coding regions in this window:
- a CDS encoding HipA family kinase codes for the protein MKIPIYEAIEFKKVLQEGGSTKPWLVEVSVSDSTETYVVKVFKKDTLNQYPAVANEVFANILAKELGLSVPPMALVNFSDTFITTLSNQEKELIEKDIIDSRVKFASLYLPNTQIYSLLSSGLDKYDRAEIYAFDNLIHNSDRKVIKPNLLLDINSEKYYLIDHELSICGIQGSYLTKIQRGEWLYNFKNHLFFHLQYDEKDIFAHFIESLRHISVNCLDKAHHELVKHGHRTPLDSFKPYLQHLKNNSHIFEKILYRQIRNE
- a CDS encoding ChaN family lipoprotein; translation: MSFQTDKPAYQIFDKEGNKSSYNALLEKAEDYDVVLFGESHNNPITHWLQIELTKDLYKKTSERQSKKGKNHLILGAEMFEADNQVILDEYVADIITEKNFEAEARLWNNYKTDYKPLVEFAKENKLTFVATNIPRRYASLVSKKGLSSLDSLSSDAKGFMMPLPVEVDLKMPAYTNMLKMMGVHSHTENVHQGAANFAYAQAVKDATMAYRINEYYKKAAQANSKNPILLHFNGSYHSDNYESIVYYLKKYNADLKIMTITAADQADLSKLEKTEVADFAIVTPLSMTRTY